Proteins encoded together in one Ignavibacteria bacterium window:
- a CDS encoding ParB/RepB/Spo0J family partition protein, with amino-acid sequence MDHKGGLGKGISVLFGNKNIDPDNVTGEGTKTETKEQLYIETEKIKRNPYQPREDFNEEELKELSDSIKQKGVLQPLTVMNAKDGQGYILISGERRLRAAVLAGLKAVPAYVYNTTDDSKENLLELALIENVQRSDLNPMELSDSYQMLVDDCSLTQEQIASKVSKQRSTVANYLRLQKLPVEVKVSLRKNEITEGHARGILRVNDPAAQLVLWQRIMREKITVRELEGITQPTAKPKRKKSSTKNKETKDPYLQEMENKMRLFFGTRVTIKAKTKQTGEIIIDYFSNEDLERIIELSERKSS; translated from the coding sequence ATGGACCACAAAGGCGGATTAGGAAAAGGAATATCGGTCTTGTTCGGCAATAAGAATATTGACCCCGATAACGTAACGGGCGAAGGAACGAAGACAGAGACGAAAGAGCAGCTTTATATTGAAACGGAAAAAATAAAAAGGAACCCATACCAGCCGAGAGAAGACTTTAATGAGGAAGAGCTGAAAGAGCTTTCAGACTCAATCAAGCAAAAGGGCGTACTTCAACCGTTAACAGTAATGAACGCAAAGGACGGTCAGGGCTACATATTAATATCGGGTGAGAGACGCCTGCGCGCTGCTGTACTTGCGGGGCTTAAGGCAGTACCGGCGTACGTTTACAACACTACTGATGACAGCAAAGAGAACCTGCTTGAGCTTGCTTTGATAGAAAACGTACAGCGTTCAGACCTTAACCCGATGGAGCTTTCGGATTCGTACCAGATGCTGGTTGACGACTGCAGTCTGACGCAGGAGCAGATTGCGTCAAAAGTTTCAAAACAAAGAAGCACTGTTGCAAACTATTTAAGACTTCAGAAGCTTCCCGTCGAAGTAAAAGTATCGCTTCGGAAGAATGAAATCACCGAGGGACACGCAAGAGGAATACTGAGAGTTAACGACCCTGCCGCCCAGCTTGTATTGTGGCAGAGAATAATGCGAGAGAAGATAACCGTGCGTGAACTTGAAGGGATAACGCAGCCGACCGCCAAACCAAAGAGAAAGAAGAGTTCAACAAAGAACAAAGAAACAAAGGACCCGTACTTACAGGAAATGGAAAACAAGATGCGGTTATTTTTTGGTACAAGAGTAACAATAAAAGCAAAGACAAAACAAACGGGCGAAATAATAATTGATTATTTTTCAAACGAAGACCTTGAAAGAATAATAGAACTTAGCGAAAGAAAAAGCAGTTAG
- a CDS encoding RidA family protein, which yields MKKKLYTERAPKPIGPYSQAIQYNSLNIKNGGFESAIRDAIQFNGLIFTSGQIALDADGNVISQDIKEQTRAVCTNLKNLLEDSGSSLLNVIKTTVFIKDMNDFAAMNEVYGEFFGESAPARSTVEVARLPKDVKVEIEVIAHT from the coding sequence ATGAAAAAGAAACTTTATACAGAAAGAGCACCAAAACCGATAGGTCCTTATTCACAGGCGATTCAGTACAACAGTCTAAACATAAAGAACGGCGGTTTTGAATCAGCAATAAGAGACGCGATACAATTTAACGGATTGATATTTACATCCGGGCAAATAGCTCTGGATGCGGACGGGAACGTAATATCACAGGACATAAAAGAGCAGACGAGGGCAGTATGCACGAACCTTAAGAACCTTCTTGAAGACAGCGGCAGTTCGCTTTTGAACGTAATAAAAACAACCGTCTTCATAAAAGACATGAATGATTTTGCCGCAATGAACGAGGTTTACGGAGAGTTCTTCGGCGAATCCGCACCGGCAAGAAGCACTGTTGAAGTAGCGCGTCTTCCGAAGGATGTAAAGGTTGAAATAGAAGTAATAGCGCATACGTAA
- the mcrC gene encoding 5-methylcytosine-specific restriction endonuclease system specificity protein McrC, translated as MKIPIENIYYLLCYAWNKLDEKDKVNISVEDKTELLDLFAKILINASKTLLKRGIDKNYNDYTEEILGIKGKLRIAETLKRNILFKQKTICDFDDFSANIISNRILVTTIYRLTRTKGVDKDLKNELVLLLKMFNEISQIEITNSLFKQIKINRNNHFYGFIMNVCKIIFENTLPSEEQGRYKFTDFTRDEHKMNQLFEAFVRNFYRIEQKKYPSVRREIIQWNFDKSENDSNLPQMETDITLENETDKIIIDTKYYAETMTDRFGSEKIKSSNLYQLFSYLLNQENDTEKTQKSTGILLYPTVINEYDLKYRYKNHSIQIRTINLNQNWTGISRKLIDIIA; from the coding sequence GTGAAAATACCGATTGAAAATATTTACTATTTACTTTGCTACGCATGGAATAAGCTTGATGAAAAAGACAAAGTAAACATTTCGGTAGAGGATAAAACCGAATTGCTGGACCTCTTTGCAAAAATACTAATCAACGCATCAAAAACACTTCTTAAACGTGGCATAGATAAAAACTATAACGATTATACAGAAGAAATCCTCGGTATAAAAGGAAAGCTGCGTATTGCAGAAACATTAAAAAGAAACATATTATTTAAACAAAAGACAATTTGTGATTTTGATGATTTCTCTGCAAATATAATCTCAAACAGAATTCTTGTAACAACCATTTACCGCCTCACAAGAACAAAAGGAGTTGATAAAGACCTTAAGAATGAGCTGGTTTTACTGCTTAAAATGTTTAATGAAATTAGTCAAATTGAGATAACAAATTCATTATTTAAGCAGATTAAAATAAACCGGAATAATCATTTCTATGGTTTCATAATGAATGTTTGTAAAATCATATTCGAAAACACTTTGCCGTCAGAAGAACAGGGAAGATATAAATTCACCGACTTTACCCGCGATGAACACAAAATGAACCAACTATTCGAAGCATTTGTAAGAAATTTCTATCGAATAGAGCAGAAGAAGTACCCCTCGGTTAGACGGGAAATTATACAATGGAATTTCGATAAATCAGAGAACGACAGCAATCTTCCTCAAATGGAAACCGATATAACTCTTGAAAACGAAACTGATAAGATAATCATAGATACAAAATACTATGCAGAAACCATGACGGATAGATTTGGCAGTGAGAAGATCAAATCTTCAAATTTATATCAGTTGTTCAGCTATCTTTTAAACCAGGAAAATGATACAGAAAAGACACAAAAATCAACAGGCATACTTCTTTATCCGACAGTAATAAACGAGTATGATTTAAAATACCGGTATAAAAATCACAGTATTCAGATAAGGACAATAAATCTTAACCAAAACTGGACGGGGATTTCAAGAAAATTAATTGATATAATAGCATAA
- a CDS encoding AAA family ATPase gives MNTQFQYIVELSKQYQQYADKSESLFKALNEISQSTLEDIYTEYGDPERKFQPVNLLRAEIARLLIDGTTVTEKLVEDLKEHIRTKNKSFFKHLNKDFLQELDDYPLHNRDMFANYQKHWNVFHVFFYRGVTKDTTKLYLDQICKQLIDDLHLADYDTHNVDFYGPSNFGAYFCWLALYPIHKHSHRDAYQFFIKICNKSEAGRYPGSSLKNPKPNQLKTISTYEEAVSFLNEIKPELLKLNKEVRNYFKFAPGSHASEWDRFYEKGIAAINFESFELGDISQYNSRVEINEAIGLPSDSQSNQSWNLWLFKTANIGDLIFANKGVSTCIGIGIIESNYYYEESPDGYNYCRKVNWITNKVYQYKSGTYRNYKYLFRPDTFSPTKVWEFLLVEYLRIYPELAEVFEQHKIVFSKNISESSLVAETESNFEESPEDAEPLNFWWINANPSIWSISEYKEGDFQTYTTHNEKGNKRRIYKHFEALKPGDLIIGYESSPTRQIKAIFEVTKGLHDTEEGEQIEFVVAEKLEVPVNWNELKDIPMLQDCEVFINNQGSLFKLTEEEYDIIREVIDNKNIITEKQLQTGGFKKYSFINDPDKPFISQEDFNQAVEILKRKKNVILQGPPGVGKTFLTRKLAYEILQEEKDANIEMIQFHQSYSYEDFIQGLRPTKKGSFDIKDGIFYSFCRRAIAHTEKPFFFIIDEINRGNLSKIFGELMMLIETDKRKEKFALKLTYSEDEADRFYVPDNLYIIGTMNTADRSLAIVDYALRRRFAFITLHPEYGESFRTFLLSKGISELLAEHIISSVTKLNQKIKSDTNLGEGYRIGHSYFCTYKNDMDANRWWSDIIKFEIKPLLEEIWFDDLSQVDDIIKSLTR, from the coding sequence ATGAACACTCAATTTCAATACATTGTTGAACTATCTAAACAATACCAACAATACGCAGATAAATCCGAATCATTATTCAAAGCATTAAACGAAATTTCTCAATCCACCCTCGAGGATATCTATACCGAATATGGCGACCCCGAAAGGAAATTTCAACCTGTTAACTTATTAAGAGCTGAAATCGCAAGATTATTAATAGATGGTACCACCGTCACCGAAAAACTTGTCGAAGACCTCAAAGAACACATTAGAACAAAGAATAAATCATTCTTCAAACATCTTAATAAGGATTTTCTACAGGAACTTGATGACTATCCGCTTCATAATAGAGATATGTTTGCAAACTACCAAAAACATTGGAACGTGTTCCACGTCTTCTTCTATCGTGGAGTCACAAAAGATACAACCAAACTCTATCTCGATCAGATTTGTAAACAGCTTATTGACGACCTTCATCTCGCCGACTATGATACTCATAACGTTGATTTCTATGGCCCTTCAAATTTCGGTGCCTATTTTTGTTGGTTAGCCCTGTACCCAATCCATAAACATTCACATAGGGATGCATATCAGTTTTTCATTAAAATATGTAATAAATCTGAAGCAGGTCGCTACCCCGGTAGTTCTTTAAAAAATCCTAAACCAAATCAGTTAAAAACCATTTCCACATACGAAGAAGCCGTATCTTTCCTCAATGAAATAAAACCCGAATTGCTTAAACTAAACAAAGAGGTCCGCAATTATTTCAAGTTTGCTCCCGGAAGCCATGCTTCAGAATGGGATAGGTTTTACGAAAAAGGTATCGCTGCTATCAATTTTGAAAGTTTTGAACTTGGCGACATTTCACAATATAATTCAAGAGTCGAAATCAATGAAGCTATTGGCTTGCCGTCCGATAGTCAGTCAAACCAGTCCTGGAATCTATGGCTGTTCAAGACAGCTAACATTGGTGATTTAATTTTCGCAAACAAAGGCGTTAGCACTTGCATCGGTATCGGCATTATTGAAAGCAATTATTATTACGAAGAATCACCCGATGGTTATAACTATTGCCGCAAAGTTAATTGGATAACTAATAAAGTCTATCAGTACAAATCGGGTACTTACAGAAATTATAAATACTTGTTCCGTCCTGATACTTTCAGCCCGACAAAAGTTTGGGAATTCCTTCTGGTAGAGTATTTAAGAATATACCCGGAACTCGCAGAAGTATTCGAACAGCATAAAATTGTATTTAGTAAAAATATTTCTGAATCTTCTCTCGTTGCAGAAACAGAATCTAATTTCGAAGAATCTCCGGAAGATGCAGAGCCGCTGAACTTTTGGTGGATAAATGCGAATCCTTCAATATGGAGTATAAGTGAATACAAAGAGGGTGATTTTCAGACTTATACAACCCATAATGAAAAGGGAAATAAACGACGAATATACAAACACTTCGAAGCCTTAAAACCCGGTGATTTAATTATTGGTTACGAAAGTTCTCCAACACGTCAGATTAAAGCAATTTTCGAAGTCACAAAAGGCCTTCACGACACTGAAGAAGGCGAACAAATTGAATTTGTCGTCGCCGAAAAACTTGAAGTTCCGGTTAATTGGAACGAGCTCAAAGATATTCCCATGCTTCAGGATTGCGAGGTTTTTATCAATAATCAGGGAAGTTTATTTAAACTTACCGAAGAAGAGTATGATATAATTCGTGAAGTTATTGATAACAAAAACATTATAACCGAAAAACAGTTACAAACAGGCGGCTTTAAAAAATACAGCTTTATAAACGACCCGGATAAACCTTTTATCAGTCAGGAGGATTTTAATCAGGCAGTTGAAATCCTTAAAAGAAAGAAAAATGTTATACTGCAAGGACCCCCGGGAGTCGGAAAGACATTCTTAACCCGAAAGCTTGCGTATGAAATATTGCAAGAAGAAAAAGATGCTAACATAGAAATGATTCAATTCCACCAGTCGTACAGCTATGAAGATTTCATTCAGGGACTCCGGCCGACGAAAAAAGGAAGCTTTGATATTAAGGACGGTATTTTCTACTCATTCTGCAGAAGGGCGATTGCCCATACAGAAAAACCCTTTTTCTTCATAATAGATGAAATCAATCGCGGAAACCTAAGTAAAATCTTCGGAGAGCTAATGATGCTTATCGAGACCGATAAGCGTAAAGAAAAATTTGCATTAAAGCTTACTTATTCCGAAGATGAAGCGGATAGATTTTATGTTCCAGATAATTTGTATATAATAGGAACCATGAATACAGCCGATCGCTCTTTGGCAATAGTTGATTATGCTCTCAGGAGAAGATTTGCTTTTATTACACTTCATCCCGAATATGGCGAAAGTTTCCGAACATTTCTGCTTTCAAAAGGTATCTCGGAATTATTAGCCGAACATATTATTTCTTCGGTTACAAAATTGAACCAGAAAATAAAATCAGACACAAATCTTGGAGAAGGTTACCGTATAGGTCACAGCTATTTCTGCACGTATAAAAATGACATGGACGCAAACCGTTGGTGGTCTGATATAATTAAATTTGAGATAAAACCGCTTCTTGAGGAAATCTGGTTCGATGATTTATCACAGGTTGATGATATAATAAAATCACTCACAAGATAG